A single Perca flavescens isolate YP-PL-M2 chromosome 2, PFLA_1.0, whole genome shotgun sequence DNA region contains:
- the LOC114562961 gene encoding uncharacterized protein LOC114562961 has product MAEDEELIRYTDTFKKLYTSRWSELVSHSALNTLSDAKYNKPSTLPFTEDVQILHQYLEKSAESAFCSLKEEATTQNYAQLAKLTLAQIIVFNRRRCWEVSKMRLKSFHERDNTKLHEDVAMGLSKTEQKLCNYFSRIEILGKRGRKVAVLLTPRVVDALSLLASRRTECGVCATNVFLFARPTSMSHYRGQDCLRVHANQCGAKHPEYLRSTQLRKHVATLSQVLNLKNNELDQVADFLGHDIRVHRDFYRLPVPTTQLAKISKLLLSMEKGHLSSMQGKSLDDIEIEDEIALSDAEDSGSDSDNGNTEVTASEFGTVEPVDFGLYNHRARP; this is encoded by the exons ATGGCAGAAGATGAAGAGTTGATCAGGTACACTGACACATTCAAGAAGTTGTACACCTCCAGGTGGTCTGAGTTGGTGTCTCACAGTGCCCTGAACACACTGAGCGatgcaaaatacaacaaaccatcaACATTGCCCTTCACTGAAGATGTTCAGATCCTTCATCAGTACCTTGAGAAATCTGCAGAAAGTGCCTTCTGCAGCTTGAAGGAAGAGGCCACCACTCAGAACTATGCTCAACTTGCAAAACTCACACTTGCACAAATCATTGTGTTCAATCGAAGACGATGCTGGGAAGTTTCAAAAATGCGCCTCAAAAGTTTTCATGAAAGGGACAACACAAAGCTCCATGAAGATGTTGCCATGGGGTTGTCTAAGACTGAACAGAAGCTCTGCAACTATTTCAGCCGAATTGAAATCCTGGGGAAAAGGGGCAGAAAGGTTGCAGTTCTGCTCACACCAAGGGTGGTGGATGCTTTGTCACTACTTGCCAGTAGAAGAACTGAATGTGGCGTTTGTGCCACAAATGTCTTCCTGTTTGCAAGACCAACGTCAATGAGCCACTACAGAGGACAGGACTGTTTGCGTGTTCATGCAAACCAGTGTGGAGCAAAGCACCCGGAGTACCTCAGGTCAACACAACTCAGGAAACATGTTGCCACACTCTCACAagtccttaatttaaaaaacaatgaacTTGATCAGGTTGCAGATTTCCTGGGTCACGACATCCGTGTTCACCGCGACTTCTACAGATTACCAGTTCCCACAACACAACTGGCTAAGATTTCCAAACTGcttttgtcaatggagaaagGACACCTTTCCAGCATGCAGGGGAAGTCACTGGATGATATTGAAATTGAAG ATGAGATTGCGTTAAGTGACGCTGAAGATAGTGGGAGCGATTCTGATAACGGCAACACAGAAGTCACAGCATCAGAGTTTGGAACTGTGGAGCCTGTGGATTTTGGACTCTACAACCACAGAGCAAGACCATGA